The following are encoded together in the Serratia odorifera genome:
- the ampE gene encoding beta-lactamase regulator AmpE — translation MTLFTLLLVLAWERLFKLGEHWQLDHRLEVVFHRLQRFSLVQTLALVLGWMVVVGALLWLSQGLFFGVLTLALWVIISLLCVGAGIKRKHYRAYLKAARQGDAHASDQLAEELALIHGLPVDCSEADRLRELQNALLWINYRYYLAPLFWFVVSGPYGPIALAGYAFLRAYQTWLARHNTPLERSRSGIDSVLHWLDWIPVRLVGVAYALIGHGEKALPAWFASLGDRRTSQYQVLTRLAQFSLAREPHTDPVQTPRAAVTLARKVTMVVVVVVALLTIYGTLL, via the coding sequence ATGACGCTGTTTACGCTGTTACTGGTTCTGGCATGGGAACGCCTGTTCAAACTGGGCGAACACTGGCAGTTGGATCACCGGCTGGAGGTGGTGTTTCATCGACTGCAGCGCTTCTCGCTGGTGCAAACGCTGGCTCTGGTGCTCGGCTGGATGGTGGTGGTCGGCGCACTTTTGTGGCTGTCGCAGGGGCTGTTCTTCGGCGTGCTTACGCTGGCACTGTGGGTGATTATCAGCCTGCTGTGCGTAGGGGCCGGTATCAAACGCAAGCACTACCGTGCCTATCTGAAGGCGGCGCGGCAGGGCGACGCCCATGCCAGCGATCAACTGGCGGAAGAGCTGGCGCTGATCCACGGGCTACCGGTGGATTGCAGTGAAGCAGATCGGTTGCGCGAATTGCAGAATGCGCTGCTGTGGATCAACTACCGTTATTACCTGGCGCCGTTGTTCTGGTTTGTGGTCAGCGGGCCTTATGGGCCGATTGCGTTGGCCGGTTATGCCTTTCTGCGTGCCTATCAGACCTGGCTGGCGCGTCACAATACACCGCTGGAACGTTCGCGCTCCGGCATCGACAGCGTGCTGCATTGGCTGGACTGGATCCCGGTACGCCTGGTGGGCGTGGCGTATGCGCTGATCGGCCATGGTGAAAAGGCGCTGCCGGCCTGGTTTGCCTCGTTGGGCGATCGCCGCACCTCGCAGTATCAGGTGCTGACTCGTCTGGCGCAGTTCTCTTTGGCGCGCGAGCCACATACCGATCCGGTACAAACGCCACGTGCTGCGGTGACGCTGGCGCGTAAAGTTACCATGGTAGTGGTGGTGGTGGTGGCGCTGCTGACGATTTACGGCACCTTGCTGTAA
- the hofC gene encoding protein transport protein HofC gives MKARRLFRWQAVDAQGELRQGAVLVEAKPQVYLWLIEQGLQPCRVGGGKRIGARQWRGEALIQFTRQLATLLQAGLPLVNTLQLLAQEHPCAAWRCLLADLGALVAQGQPFSEAIADYPQIFPQVYRQLIAIGELTGNLDRCCWQLAQQQDQQQKLQKKVVAALRYPLFVCTVALLVSIVMLVMVLPEFAKVYQSFDAPLPWFTQGLLALSSLLIDVGPYLLTITAGVVAGYWRYLHPHSDWQRREQRLLLRLPLIARLIAGGCLSQIFRTLNMTQLAGLTLVDGLNAARLAIDNPFFRQALESIQQQLAQGVSFHRALGEQPLFPALCQQLVRVGEASGTLDTLLGKLAQWHEQQTHELADTLAQTLEPVLMLTVGAIVGGLVIAMYLPIFQLGNVLG, from the coding sequence ATGAAGGCCCGGCGGCTATTCCGTTGGCAAGCCGTTGATGCACAAGGTGAGCTTCGCCAGGGCGCCGTACTGGTCGAGGCAAAGCCACAGGTTTATCTCTGGCTGATTGAACAGGGCTTGCAACCCTGTCGCGTCGGCGGAGGTAAACGGATCGGCGCTCGCCAATGGCGTGGTGAGGCGTTAATCCAGTTCACCCGGCAGTTGGCCACCCTGCTACAGGCCGGACTCCCGCTGGTCAATACGCTGCAATTACTGGCTCAGGAGCATCCATGCGCCGCGTGGCGCTGCCTGTTGGCCGATCTCGGCGCGCTGGTCGCGCAAGGTCAGCCATTTTCCGAAGCGATCGCCGATTACCCACAGATTTTTCCGCAGGTATACCGACAGCTGATTGCCATTGGCGAACTGACCGGCAACCTCGATCGCTGTTGTTGGCAATTGGCGCAGCAGCAGGATCAACAGCAAAAATTGCAGAAAAAAGTGGTCGCCGCGCTGCGCTACCCGCTATTTGTCTGCACGGTGGCATTGCTGGTCAGCATCGTGATGCTGGTGATGGTGCTCCCCGAATTTGCCAAGGTTTACCAATCGTTTGATGCCCCGCTGCCGTGGTTTACCCAGGGGTTGCTGGCGTTGTCCAGCCTATTGATTGATGTCGGGCCTTATCTGTTGACGATAACCGCCGGCGTAGTCGCGGGCTACTGGCGCTATTTGCATCCCCACTCTGACTGGCAGCGGCGAGAGCAACGGCTGCTGCTGCGGTTACCGCTGATTGCACGTCTGATCGCTGGCGGCTGCCTGAGCCAGATATTCCGCACGCTGAATATGACCCAGTTGGCAGGATTAACGCTGGTTGACGGGCTGAATGCGGCACGGTTGGCGATAGACAATCCGTTTTTTCGCCAGGCGTTGGAGAGCATCCAGCAGCAACTGGCGCAGGGGGTGTCTTTCCACCGCGCACTGGGGGAGCAGCCGCTGTTCCCGGCTCTTTGCCAACAATTGGTTCGGGTTGGTGAAGCGTCCGGCACGCTGGACACCCTGTTGGGAAAATTGGCACAGTGGCATGAACAACAGACACACGAGCTGGCGGATACTTTGGCGCAAACGCTGGAGCCGGTATTGATGCTGACGGTGGGCGCTATTGTCGGCGGCTTGGTGATCGCCATGTATCTGCCGATCTTTCAGTTGGGTAACGTGCTGGGATAA
- the gspE gene encoding type II secretion system protein GspE, whose protein sequence is MTGRDISDEIQVLCQRYQALALSQDETRLTIALNGDLPTLLLQALRLASGKQVVVEQWPLARLEQARNQQQNVASSTQRIASDDATPSLNDDSDAPAVRFINLTLRSAIQRRASDVHFEPYQHQLRVRLRIDGVLQAVVSPPFALAARVIARLKIMGQLDIAERRLPQDGQLGVQLDHASYSMRISTLPTLYGEKVVLRILQTDRQELSLEQLGMSPADRDRFAGALANPQGLILVTGPTGSGKTVTLYSGLRQLNDQQSNLCSVEDPIEIPVFGINQTQINAKTDLGFARVLRALLRQDPDVIMIGEIRDAETAEIAVKAAQTGHLVLSTLHTNSTSETLTRLTHMGVAGYLLAASLKLVIAQRLVRRLCVHCRYLLAEPQRFPPDIWPEPLVPWRAEGCEHCFGGYYGRIGIYELLYITPEVQQGLLQNLAASQLAAIARQQGQYSLLQAGLALATQGVTSLEEVYRVIGSSQERQR, encoded by the coding sequence ATGACGGGCCGCGACATCAGCGATGAAATCCAGGTGCTGTGTCAACGCTACCAGGCGCTGGCGCTGAGCCAGGATGAGACGCGGCTGACCATCGCCTTGAATGGCGATCTACCGACCTTGCTGTTGCAGGCGCTGCGCCTGGCCAGTGGCAAGCAGGTGGTGGTCGAGCAATGGCCGCTGGCGCGTCTGGAGCAGGCGCGCAATCAACAGCAGAATGTGGCATCGTCAACGCAACGCATCGCCAGCGATGACGCCACGCCCTCGCTAAATGATGACAGCGATGCGCCAGCGGTGCGCTTTATCAATCTGACATTGCGCAGCGCGATCCAACGCCGGGCCTCCGATGTGCACTTTGAACCTTATCAACACCAACTGCGCGTACGCCTGCGCATCGACGGCGTGCTGCAGGCCGTGGTTTCGCCGCCCTTCGCGCTGGCAGCACGGGTGATCGCACGGCTGAAGATCATGGGACAACTGGATATCGCAGAACGCCGCTTGCCACAGGACGGGCAGCTCGGCGTACAGTTGGATCACGCCAGCTATTCGATGCGCATTTCCACTCTGCCGACGCTGTACGGCGAAAAAGTGGTTTTACGCATCTTGCAAACCGACCGGCAGGAGCTGTCGCTGGAACAGTTGGGCATGAGTCCGGCCGATCGCGATCGCTTTGCCGGCGCGCTTGCCAACCCTCAGGGTCTGATCCTGGTCACCGGCCCGACCGGCAGCGGCAAAACCGTCACGCTGTACAGCGGCCTGCGGCAGTTGAACGATCAACAGAGCAATTTGTGCAGCGTCGAAGATCCAATCGAGATCCCGGTATTCGGCATCAACCAGACCCAGATCAACGCGAAAACCGATCTAGGCTTTGCGCGGGTATTGCGCGCATTGCTGCGGCAGGATCCGGACGTGATCATGATCGGCGAGATCCGCGACGCGGAAACGGCAGAGATCGCCGTCAAGGCGGCACAGACTGGCCATCTGGTGCTGTCGACGCTGCATACCAACTCCACCAGCGAAACCTTGACGCGCTTGACTCACATGGGGGTGGCCGGCTACCTGCTGGCCGCCAGCCTCAAGTTGGTCATCGCACAGCGGCTGGTGCGCCGGCTGTGCGTACATTGCCGCTATCTGCTCGCCGAGCCGCAACGCTTCCCGCCGGACATCTGGCCCGAACCGCTAGTCCCCTGGCGCGCGGAGGGCTGCGAACACTGCTTTGGCGGCTACTACGGCCGGATCGGCATTTATGAACTGCTGTATATCACGCCGGAGGTGCAACAAGGGCTGCTGCAAAATCTGGCCGCCAGCCAGTTGGCTGCCATTGCCCGTCAACAGGGGCAGTATTCGCTGCTGCAAGCCGGCCTGGCGCTGGCGACGCAGGGAGTGACCTCGCTGGAAGAAGTGTACCGGGTAATTGGCAGCAGCCAGGAGCGACAGCGATGA
- the zapD gene encoding cell division protein ZapD produces MSDASPTVLFEHPLNEKMRTWLRIEFLLQQLHGQRALSETAIALTFFRTISDLLDVLERGEIRTELLKELERQQQKLLQWADVPGVDMTRVDQLRNQLKQRSSQLMSAPRMGQALREDRLIALVRQRLSIPGGCCSFDLPTLHMWMHAAQHERDDDVAQWLQTLEPLHQALTMILSLIRQTEPFRNQISLNGFYQDNAEGADLLRLRIDLVHQLYPQISGHKTRYAIRFLPLDSEHGQVPERLTFDLACC; encoded by the coding sequence ATGAGTGACGCTTCTCCAACCGTTCTCTTTGAACACCCGTTGAACGAAAAAATGCGTACCTGGCTGCGCATTGAATTTTTATTACAGCAGTTGCACGGTCAGCGAGCGCTGAGCGAAACCGCTATCGCCCTGACTTTCTTTCGCACGATTTCCGATCTGCTGGACGTGCTGGAGCGCGGAGAAATTCGTACCGAACTGTTGAAAGAACTGGAGCGCCAGCAGCAGAAACTGCTGCAATGGGCCGACGTACCGGGCGTCGACATGACGCGGGTCGATCAACTGCGCAATCAGTTGAAACAACGCTCAAGCCAGTTGATGTCCGCGCCGCGCATGGGTCAGGCATTACGCGAAGACCGCCTGATCGCCCTGGTGCGGCAACGGCTGAGTATTCCTGGCGGCTGTTGCAGCTTTGATTTGCCGACGCTGCATATGTGGATGCACGCCGCGCAACATGAGCGTGATGACGACGTCGCACAGTGGCTGCAAACCCTGGAGCCGTTGCATCAGGCGCTGACCATGATCCTGAGCCTGATCCGTCAGACCGAGCCGTTCCGCAACCAGATCAGCCTGAACGGCTTCTATCAGGATAATGCCGAAGGTGCCGATCTGCTGCGTTTGCGCATCGATCTGGTGCATCAGCTGTATCCGCAGATCTCCGGCCACAAGACGCGTTATGCGATCCGTTTTTTACCGCTGGACAGTGAGCACGGCCAGGTTCCCGAGCGTCTGACATTTGATTTGGCGTGTTGTTAG
- a CDS encoding GMP reductase produces the protein MRIEEDLKLGFKDVLIRPKRSTLKSRSEVELARQFAFKHSGCKWSGVPIIAANMDTVGTFRMAEALASFDVLTAVHKHYSVEQWAEFVQRVPEATLRHVMVSTGTSDADFVKMKQILALSPALKFICIDVANGYSEHFVAFLQKAREACPQHVICAGNVVTGEMVEELILSGADIVKVGIGPGSVCTTRVKTGVGYPQLSAVIECADAAHGLGGQIVSDGGCSVPGDVAKAFGGGADFVMLGGMLAGHDECEGSVVEENGEKFMLFYGMSSESAMKRHVGGVAEYRAAEGKTVKLPLRGEVEFTIRDILGGLRSACTYVGAERLKELTKRTTFIRVAEQENRVFGAK, from the coding sequence ATGCGTATTGAAGAAGATTTGAAGTTGGGTTTTAAAGATGTACTGATCCGCCCTAAGCGCTCCACGCTGAAAAGCCGCTCTGAGGTTGAACTGGCCCGCCAGTTCGCATTCAAACACTCCGGTTGTAAATGGTCAGGCGTACCGATCATCGCCGCCAATATGGACACGGTGGGCACCTTCCGCATGGCTGAAGCCCTGGCTTCTTTTGACGTCCTCACCGCGGTGCATAAACACTATTCCGTTGAACAATGGGCTGAATTTGTTCAGCGCGTTCCCGAAGCCACATTGCGCCATGTGATGGTATCTACCGGCACTTCTGACGCCGACTTTGTGAAAATGAAGCAGATCCTGGCACTGTCTCCGGCGTTGAAATTCATCTGCATCGACGTAGCCAATGGCTACTCCGAGCATTTTGTCGCCTTCCTGCAAAAAGCGCGCGAAGCCTGCCCGCAACACGTCATCTGTGCCGGCAACGTGGTTACCGGTGAAATGGTCGAAGAGCTGATCCTGTCTGGTGCGGATATCGTCAAGGTTGGCATCGGTCCTGGCTCCGTCTGTACCACGCGGGTGAAAACCGGCGTCGGCTATCCACAGCTGTCGGCGGTGATTGAATGCGCGGATGCTGCGCACGGTCTGGGCGGACAAATCGTTAGCGACGGTGGCTGTTCGGTGCCGGGAGATGTGGCAAAAGCCTTTGGCGGCGGTGCCGATTTCGTCATGTTGGGCGGTATGTTGGCCGGTCATGACGAATGCGAAGGTAGCGTGGTGGAAGAAAACGGCGAGAAATTCATGCTGTTCTACGGCATGAGCTCAGAATCGGCGATGAAGCGCCACGTGGGCGGCGTCGCCGAGTACCGCGCGGCGGAAGGAAAGACGGTCAAGCTGCCGTTGCGCGGCGAGGTGGAGTTCACCATTCGCGACATCCTTGGCGGGTTGCGCTCGGCCTGTACCTACGTAGGGGCAGAACGCCTGAAAGAGCTGACCAAGCGCACTACCTTTATTCGCGTGGCGGAGCAGGAAAACCGCGTTTTCGGCGCCAAGTAA
- the nadC gene encoding carboxylating nicotinate-nucleotide diphosphorylase yields the protein MPTHRYSADSRRSELLTRIEHDIPYAVAQALREDLGGEVNADRDITAQLLPADKQAQATIITREAGVFCGQRWLNEVFIQLGNQIQVEWLVADGDALIPNQPLCRLHGPARILLTGERTALNFVQTLSGVASEVSRYVALLAGTRTRLLDTRKTLPGLRTALKYAVLCGGGGNHRLGLSDAFLIKENHIIAAGSIKNAVEQAFWLHDDVPVEVEVESLDELQQALEAGADIVMLDNFSVDMMRQAVALTQQRAQLEVSGNVTHETLREYAETGVDYISVGALTKHVTALDLSMRFN from the coding sequence ATGCCGACACATCGCTACAGTGCCGACAGCCGCCGCAGCGAGCTTCTTACACGAATTGAGCATGACATTCCCTATGCCGTAGCCCAGGCGCTGCGGGAAGATCTGGGAGGTGAAGTGAATGCGGATCGTGATATTACCGCCCAGTTGCTGCCGGCCGACAAACAGGCGCAGGCCACTATCATCACTCGCGAAGCCGGCGTTTTTTGCGGGCAACGCTGGCTGAACGAAGTCTTTATCCAATTGGGCAATCAGATCCAGGTTGAATGGCTGGTCGCCGACGGCGATGCGCTGATCCCCAACCAGCCGCTGTGCCGTTTGCACGGCCCGGCCCGCATTTTGCTGACCGGCGAACGCACCGCGCTGAACTTTGTGCAGACCCTGTCCGGCGTCGCCAGTGAAGTCAGCCGTTATGTCGCTCTGCTGGCTGGCACCCGCACCCGTCTGCTGGATACCCGCAAGACGCTGCCAGGCCTGCGTACCGCCTTGAAATATGCGGTGCTGTGCGGCGGCGGCGGCAATCACCGTTTGGGGCTGTCCGATGCGTTTCTGATCAAGGAAAACCATATCATCGCCGCCGGCTCGATCAAAAACGCGGTGGAGCAAGCCTTCTGGCTACACGACGATGTGCCGGTAGAGGTGGAAGTGGAATCGCTGGACGAACTGCAGCAGGCGTTGGAAGCCGGGGCCGATATCGTCATGCTGGACAATTTCAGCGTCGACATGATGCGCCAGGCGGTTGCCCTGACCCAGCAGCGTGCCCAATTGGAAGTCTCCGGTAATGTCACCCATGAAACTCTGCGTGAATATGCTGAAACCGGCGTCGACTATATTTCGGTTGGCGCGCTCACCAAGCATGTTACCGCACTCGATCTGTCCATGCGCTTTAATTAA
- the yacG gene encoding DNA gyrase inhibitor YacG, with protein MVWGEVSPYRPFCSKRCQLIDLGEWADEEKRIPSNGDLNESDEWSEEQRDRD; from the coding sequence GTGGTATGGGGCGAAGTCAGCCCGTATCGTCCGTTTTGCAGCAAACGCTGCCAGCTGATCGATCTTGGCGAATGGGCCGATGAAGAAAAGCGCATTCCCAGCAACGGTGATTTGAACGAAAGTGATGAATGGTCTGAAGAACAGCGCGATCGGGATTAA
- the hemL gene encoding glutamate-1-semialdehyde 2,1-aminomutase, translated as MSLHSKSESLYAQAQQLIPGGVNSPVRAFTGVGGVPLFIERADGAYLFDADGKAYIDYVGSWGPMVLGHNHPAIRNAVIEAAERGLSFGAPTEMEVKMAELVTELVPTMDMVRMVNSGTEATMSAIRLARGYTNRDKIVKFEGCYHGHADCLLVKAGSGALTLGQPNSPGVPADFAKHTLTCTYNDLDSVRSAFEQYPSEIACIIVEPVAGNMNCVPPLPEFLPGLRALCDKYGALLIIDEVMTGFRVALAGAQAYYQVEPDLTCLGKIIGGGMPVGAFGGRREVMAALAPTGPVYQAGTLSGNPIAMAAGFACLNLVAQPGVHQTLTELTEMLATGLLHAAKEENIPLVVNNVGGMFGLFFTDATTVTCYQDVMQCDVERFKRFFHLMLDEGIYLAPSAFEAGFMSVAHSKEDIQRTIDAARRCFAKL; from the coding sequence ATGAGCTTGCACAGCAAGTCCGAAAGTCTGTATGCACAGGCGCAACAGTTGATCCCGGGTGGGGTTAACTCTCCGGTGCGTGCATTCACCGGTGTAGGCGGTGTACCGCTGTTTATCGAGCGTGCCGACGGCGCTTATCTGTTTGATGCCGATGGCAAAGCCTATATCGATTATGTCGGTTCCTGGGGCCCGATGGTGCTGGGACATAATCACCCGGCCATCCGCAACGCGGTTATCGAAGCGGCCGAACGCGGTCTGAGCTTCGGCGCACCGACCGAGATGGAAGTCAAAATGGCCGAACTGGTGACCGAACTGGTACCGACCATGGATATGGTGCGCATGGTGAACTCCGGCACCGAAGCCACCATGAGTGCCATTCGCCTGGCTCGCGGCTATACCAACCGTGACAAGATCGTCAAGTTTGAAGGCTGTTACCACGGCCACGCCGACTGCCTGCTGGTAAAAGCCGGTTCCGGCGCGCTGACGCTGGGTCAGCCCAACTCTCCGGGCGTGCCGGCAGATTTCGCCAAGCACACCCTGACCTGCACCTATAACGATCTGGATTCGGTGCGCAGCGCGTTCGAACAGTACCCGTCAGAGATCGCCTGCATCATCGTTGAACCGGTTGCCGGCAACATGAACTGCGTGCCGCCGCTGCCCGAATTCCTGCCCGGCCTGCGCGCGCTGTGTGACAAATACGGCGCACTGCTGATCATCGACGAAGTGATGACCGGTTTCCGCGTGGCGCTGGCCGGGGCACAGGCCTACTATCAGGTGGAACCGGATCTGACCTGCCTGGGCAAAATCATCGGTGGCGGTATGCCGGTAGGGGCGTTCGGCGGCCGTCGCGAAGTGATGGCGGCGCTGGCGCCGACCGGCCCGGTCTATCAGGCCGGTACGCTGTCCGGTAATCCGATCGCCATGGCCGCCGGCTTTGCCTGCCTGAATCTGGTTGCCCAGCCGGGCGTACACCAGACGCTGACCGAGCTGACAGAAATGCTGGCAACGGGCCTGCTGCACGCCGCCAAAGAGGAGAATATCCCGCTGGTAGTCAACAACGTCGGCGGCATGTTCGGCCTGTTCTTTACCGACGCCACCACGGTGACCTGCTATCAGGACGTGATGCAGTGCGATGTGGAACGCTTTAAGCGTTTCTTCCACCTGATGCTGGATGAAGGGATTTATCTGGCGCCGTCGGCCTTCGAAGCCGGTTTTATGTCGGTGGCACACAGCAAGGAAGATATTCAGCGCACCATCGATGCGGCACGCCGCTGCTTCGCCAAACTGTAA
- the ppdD gene encoding prepilin peptidase-dependent pilin has protein sequence MDSQRGFTLIELMVVIAIIAILSAIGVPAYQRYVQKAAMTDMLQAMAPYKMAVELCLLDHGNPSSCNAGSKGIPEGAASRYVSNVQVQQGAIVLTGSQTLQGLTVALTPEQNSVGLTRWTRRCSGDSDALKQICQDVFRFDDTAQEA, from the coding sequence ATGGACAGCCAACGTGGATTTACCCTGATCGAACTGATGGTCGTGATCGCCATCATCGCCATTCTCAGCGCTATCGGCGTCCCCGCCTATCAGCGTTATGTCCAGAAGGCCGCCATGACCGACATGTTGCAAGCGATGGCCCCGTATAAAATGGCGGTCGAGCTTTGCCTGCTGGACCACGGCAACCCGAGCAGCTGCAATGCCGGCAGCAAAGGTATTCCAGAAGGCGCGGCATCCCGCTATGTCAGCAATGTTCAGGTACAGCAAGGTGCGATCGTCCTTACCGGCAGCCAAACGCTGCAAGGCCTGACGGTGGCGCTGACGCCAGAGCAAAATAGCGTCGGACTGACGCGCTGGACCCGCCGATGCAGCGGCGACAGCGACGCGTTGAAACAGATATGCCAGGACGTGTTCCGCTTCGATGATACGGCTCAAGAGGCATGA
- the coaE gene encoding dephospho-CoA kinase (Dephospho-CoA kinase (CoaE) performs the final step in coenzyme A biosynthesis.) — protein sequence MTYIVALTGGIGSGKSTVADAFARHGAPIVDADVIARQVVQPDTPALAAIAAHFGKEILQPDGTLDRATLRERIFSQPDEKAWLNQLLHPLIQQETQRQLAQTTHPYALWVVPLLVENHLQSRADRVLVVDVDRETQLARTIARDGISRQQAHNILSAQATREQRLAAADDVIDNSGTAQGIEPHVAALHRRYLELAASAPQQD from the coding sequence ATGACCTACATAGTTGCGTTGACCGGCGGTATTGGCAGCGGTAAGTCCACCGTGGCTGACGCCTTCGCGCGCCATGGCGCGCCAATCGTTGATGCCGACGTGATCGCCCGCCAGGTAGTACAGCCCGATACGCCGGCATTGGCCGCCATCGCCGCGCATTTTGGTAAGGAAATATTGCAGCCGGACGGCACGCTTGACCGCGCGACGCTGCGTGAACGCATCTTTAGCCAGCCGGACGAAAAGGCCTGGCTTAATCAACTGCTGCATCCGCTGATCCAGCAGGAAACTCAACGGCAACTGGCTCAGACTACCCATCCGTACGCGTTGTGGGTGGTGCCGCTGCTGGTCGAGAATCATCTCCAGTCGCGCGCCGACCGCGTGCTGGTGGTCGATGTCGATCGCGAAACACAGTTGGCCAGGACCATCGCCCGCGACGGCATCAGCCGCCAGCAGGCGCACAACATTTTATCTGCCCAGGCAACGCGCGAGCAGCGCCTGGCCGCGGCGGATGACGTTATTGACAATAGCGGCACCGCTCAAGGGATAGAGCCACACGTCGCCGCCTTGCATCGCCGCTACCTCGAACTGGCAGCATCGGCGCCCCAACAGGATTAA
- the mutT gene encoding 8-oxo-dGTP diphosphatase MutT: MKHVNIAVGIIRNAQQEIFITRRAADAHMAGFWEFPGGKIEQGETPQQALTRELLEETGIKTEGAELLEVLEHQFTDRIVTLNFYLVESWQGEPFGREGQPMRWVRQADLQADEFPPANLTIVQRLVALANAAQ; this comes from the coding sequence ATGAAACATGTCAACATCGCCGTGGGCATCATCCGTAATGCTCAACAGGAAATCTTTATCACCCGCCGTGCGGCAGATGCGCACATGGCCGGATTCTGGGAGTTCCCAGGCGGTAAAATTGAACAGGGGGAAACGCCGCAGCAGGCGTTGACCCGAGAATTGCTGGAAGAGACCGGAATCAAGACCGAAGGCGCCGAACTGCTGGAGGTGCTGGAGCACCAATTTACCGATCGTATCGTGACGCTGAATTTCTATCTGGTGGAAAGCTGGCAGGGCGAACCGTTTGGTCGAGAGGGGCAACCGATGCGCTGGGTCAGGCAGGCAGATTTGCAGGCGGACGAGTTTCCGCCGGCCAACCTCACCATCGTACAACGGCTGGTAGCACTGGCCAACGCGGCACAATAA